The following is a genomic window from Chitinophaga caseinilytica.
GGTATTGACGCATTTGATGACGCGCGCCACGGCCAGGGGCGCTTTTTCGCGGATTTTGGCCAGCTGTTCGCGGGTTTTGGGCAGCAGTTCTTCCGGGGAGGTGACGTGGTTCACGAGCCCCCATTTCAAGGCTTCATCCGCCGAAATCATGTCTCCCGTGAGCATAAGCTCCAGGGCTTTCCCTTTCCCGATGAGGCGCGTCAGCCGCTGGGTCCCGCCATACCCGGGAATGATCCCCAGGTTCACTTCGGGCTGCCCGAACTTCGCATTGGCGCTCGCCAGCCGGAAATGACAGGCCATGGCCAGCTCGCAACCGCCGCCCAGCGCAAAACCGTTCACCGCCGCCACAATGGGCTTTTGGCAATCCTCGATCCGCTGGAAAATGGTATGCCCCTTCTTCGCCAGCTCCATCCCCTGCTCGGGCGACAATTCCAGGAACTCGGAAATATCCGCCCCGGCGATAAACGCCTTGGGCCCGCTGCCGGTGATTATGGCCGCATACACGTCTTTGTTCTTGTATACTTCGTCCACCGCCAGCGCCAGGTCGTGCATCACCTCGCGGTTCAGGGCGTTGAGCTTGTCCGGCCGGTTGATCGTGATCTCCAAAATGCCGTCATTGATTTGCGTGCTAAGGGTTTTGTACATATGGCAAGATGTTTTGTTTCGGTATGATCCGGCTAATTTAAGCCTAATGAAGGGATACGGGAAATAAAAAAGGCGCCGCCCTAATGGCAGCGCCTTTCTCTATTGTTGGCTAATATATTGTTAATCAACTATTTCCGTTCTTTTCTCGATAATCACCTTCGTGCCTTTGCGATACTCGGTAGTAGTGGTGGTGGTGTGTTTGTTATGCGTTTTGGTTTTGATCCCAAAATTATAGCTCAGCGTCACGAACATCAGATTGGCTTTCAAGTCCTTATACGGTTGCGTCTTCACACCGTCCCTCGTTTCGGTAAAATCCTTGTTGAAAAAATTGTTCAGGTAATACTGTCCTTTCACCCCGAATGCGGAACCGAAACGGAAACCGGCGAAGAGCGACGGCATGAACAGGTCCGTCCGGTCGCTGAACCATTCGTTGAACTTGGATTTCTTATCGCCGTCGAGGAAATATTTCTCCTTATAATTGAATGCCAGGTCGTATTCCCCACCGAAGTAGAGGAAGGTCCCGCTGCGGAGGTCGCCTATTTTCAAACCTACGGGCACGCCCATCGTATATACCCGCTGCTTCAGTTTTACATTGTCGCTCGGCTTGGTGATCAATCCTATATTTTTGATATTCAATCCACTAAATATACCGATATTATTATTAAAGTCGTAGTTGTAGTTGGTGCCGATGTTGAAGAAAACCGTGAACCGGGGGATGTTTCTCATCCGTTCGTCGTTCAGTTTCACATTGGCGAAGGATAGCAGCGGACCGTTGCCGCCGGCTGTGATGTACCCTTTACCCGGTTTCGGGGGTGCGTAGATGTGGAAATGGAAGCTTACCTTCTTTTTGGTCTCGGTTTCTGTTTTCACGATGGTCGTGTCTCTGGTAGTGGGCGTGGTGTCTTCCTGGGCACGGAGAGTGGTTGCGGAGGCGGTAAGGGCCAGGCACAGTGTTGTGTAGCGGACAATTTTCATGATGGTTTCAACTTTACTTGGTTAAGGATGGGGACAGCCGCTTATCATCCGGCCGGGCTTTCCGTTTTGGTTGCCCCGGAAAGCCATCGTTATGCTGCCGTCCGTAAAGAAGACGAACGTGTTTGTGAAAAGTTTCAAAAAATTTAAAATTCCCTGTGCTCCCGCGTCCAGCTATCTATATAGTCGGCAATTTCCCGGGTATGGGTGCCGGGCGGGAAGAGTTTTCCCACGCCGAGGGCGTACAGTTCCTGCATATCCGTGTCCGGGATGATGCCGCCGCCGGTCAGCAGCACATCGTCCATCCCTTTTTCCTTCATCAGGGCGATGATTTTCGGGAATACGGTCATGTGCGCGCCCGACAGGATGCTTACGCCGATGGCGTCCACGTCTTCCTGCAAGGCTGCATTCACTACCATTTCCGGCGTCTGCCGCAGTCCGGTATATATCACTTCCATCCCCGCATCGCGGAGGGCGGAGGCGATCACCTTGGCGCCGCGGTCGTGGCCGTCGAGCCCAACTTTGGCTACCAGTACGCGAATGGGACGTTGATTCGGGTTGACCATAATTCCTATAATTGGATTGTAAATGTAGTATTTTCCCCGAAAGTGCGGCAAAAGCGTGTTTTCAATTATATTACCTTTGCAATTCGGATAAACTGCCAAATATGAGCGAAGAAAGATCACTGAATTTTCTGGAACAGATCGTAGAAGAAGACATTGCCAAGGGCATAAACAGCGGGCGGGTGCTCACGCGCTTCCCTCCCGAGCCTAACGGCTACCTCCATATCGGCCATGCCAAAAGCATTTGCCTCAATTTCGGGCTGGCGCAGAAATACGGCGGCCAGACCAACCTCCGTTTCGACGACACCAACCCCGTTACGGAAGACACGGAGTATGTAGACTCCATCAAGGAAGACATCCAATGGCTCGGTTTCCAATGGGCCAAAGAGTTATATGCGTCCGATTACTTCGAACAGTTATATCAATACGCCGTGGAGCTTATCAAGAAAGGCTTCGCGTATGTAGACGATTCCTCCGCCGCCGAGATCGCCGCGCTGAAAGGCACGCCCACGGAGCCGGGGAAAGACAGCCCCTACCGCAACCGCAGCGTGGAGGAAAACCTCCAGCTCTTCGCCGACATGCGCGCCGGCAAATACCCCGACGCGGCCAAAACGCTCCGCGCCAAGATCGACATGGCATCCCCCAACATGCACATGCGCGATCCTATCATGTACCGCATCAAACATGCGCATCACCACCGCACCGGCGACGCCTGGAGCATCTACCCCATGTACGACTTCGCGCACGGGCAGAGCGACAGCATCGAAAATATCACCCATTCCATCTGCACGCTGGAATTCATCCCGCACCGGCCGCTGTACGACTGGTTCATCCAGCAGCTGGACATTTTCCCGTCCCACCAATACGAATTCGCCCGGCTGAACCTCAGCTATACCGTGATGAGCAAGCGCAAGCTGCTGCAGCTGGTGAACGAAGGCATCGTGCGCGGATGGGACGATCCCCGCATGCCCACGATCGCTGCGTTCCGCCGCCGCGGCTACACGCCGTCGAGCATCCGCACCTTCGCGGAAAGGGTCGGGATCCAGAAGCGCGACAACATCATCGAGCTCGGGCTGCTGGAATTCTGCATCCGCGAAGAGCTGAACAAAACCGCGCCGCGCGTGATGGCCGTGCTCGACCCGATCAAACTGGTGATCACGAGCTATCCCGAAGGGCAAACCGAGGAACTGCAGGCAGAAAACAACCCGGAAGATGCGGCCGCCGGCCATCGCAACGTGACCTTCAGCAATACGCTGTGGATCGAGCGGGAAGATTTCATGGAAAATCCGCCCAAGAAGTTCTTCCGCCTCGGCGTGGGGCTCAAGGTGCGCCTGAAATACGCTTACATCGTGGAATGCACGGGCTTCGACAAGGATGAGAACGGCAACGTGACCACGGTTTACGCCACCCATATCCCCGAAAGCAAATCGGGTGCGGAAGGCAGCGCCATGAGCGTGAAAGGTACCATCCACTGGCTGAGCGCGGCACACGCCAAAACGGCCGAAGTTCGTTTGTACGACCGGCTTTTCACCGTGGAAAACCCGGCTGGCGCGGAAGGCGATTTCAAAGACCTCATCAATCCCAATTCCCTCGAAATCATCGAAAAGGCCTACATCGAGCCGTTCCTGGCCGATGCGAAGCCCGGCGAGCGGTTCCAGTTCCTGCGGAAAGGGTATTTCGTGGCCGACGTCGAGTCTACGCCCGGAAAACCCGTGTTCAACCGCACGGTAACGTTGAAAGACACCTGGGCCAAAGAAGCCAAAAAAGCATAACCGGACTTCACCGAAATAGAAAAAGGCCATCCACTGCGGATGGCCTTTTCGTTTATGCGGTCGTGTTATACTATTTCAGCATTTCCAGCGCGATCATGATACGGTCTATCGTTTCATTTTTGCCGATGGTAGCGGCGATATCGAATACGGGAGGGCCGAATTTCCCACCGCAAAGCATGATGCGGAAAGGCAGTTGCAATTCTCCCGGCTTGATGCCTTTGGCGGCGGCCAGCGCCTTGAAACCTTCTTCCAGCGCGGCGGCGGAGAAGTCTTCCTGGCTGAGCAATGCGGCAGTCCATTCTCCGAAGAAAGCCTGTTTGTCCGCATTCCACTTGGGTTTCACGGCATCGAGGTCATATTTTTCGGGGCGGATGAAGAAAAAGAACCCATGGTCCCAGATTTCATTCACGAAATGGCAACGCTCCTTTACCATGCCGGCGATTTTTTCCGCGTAATCCGCATCGGCCGATACGCCCTTCGCTTCCAGCACGGGGAAGAGCAGCGCGGCGAGGCGGTCGTTCGGTGTGCGCATGATCCATTCGTGGTTGAACCATTTCGCCTTGTCGTAATCGAACTTGGCGCCGCCTTTGTGGACGCGGGAGATGGAGAATTTTCCGATCAGTTCCTCGATGGTAAAGATTTCCTGTCCGGAGCCATCGTTCCAGCCGAGCATGGCCAGCATATTGATGAACGCTTCGGGGAGGAAGCCATTTTCGCGGAAGCCACGGGTGAGATCGCCGGTTTTGGGATCGGTCCAGTTCATGGCGTAAACGGGAAAGCCGAGGCGGTCGCCGTCGCGCTTAGACAGTTTACCGTTGCCATCGGGCTTCAGGATGAGCGGAAGGTGCGCCCATTGCGGCATTTCGTTGCCCCATCCCAGGTATTGCCAGAGCAGGATATGCACCGGGGCGGAGGGGAGCCACTCTTCGCCACGGAAGGCGTGGGTGATCTTCATGAGGTAATCGTCGACCACCACGGCCAGGTGATAGGTGGGCATTCCATCGGCTTTCAGCAGCACTTTATCGTCAACGATATTGGTCTGGAAGGTAACGTCTCCGCGGATCATGTCGGTGAACGTCACTTCCTCGTTTGTCGGCATTTTGATGCGGATGACGTGGGGCGTCCCTTTATCGAGGAGGGCTTTCACTTCGGCCGCTTCCATATTGAGCGAGTTGCGCATGTGGCCGCGGATGGCGTGGCCGTATTGCGGGGAATGGTTGCCGCGGGCACGTTCCACTTCCTTCATGGCTTCCAGCTCTTCGGGGGTGTCGAACGCGTAATAGGCGTTACCGGAGGCGACGAGCTGTTCGGCGTACTGGCGGTACAGGGGTTTGCGCTCGGATTGGCGGTATGGGCCGTATGGGCCGCCTTTCAGGGGGCTTTCATCAGGCTCCAGCCCGCACCAGCGGAGGCATTCCACGATATATTCCTCGGCGCCGGGCACAAAGCGTGTCTGGTCCGTGTCTTCGATCCGGAGGATAAACTCACCGTTGTGGTGACGGGCGAAAAGATAATTGAACAGCACCGTGCGTACGCCGCCGAGGTGAAGTCCGCCCGTAGGGCTCGGCGCAAAGCGCACCCTTACTTTATTGTGACTCATACGGCGCAAAAATAATAATTTCGGGGCAGGGAACGATCACGCTAATCCGCTTAACATGTTCTATTTTACGAAAACACCCGGCTTTCTGAAGTCGCTCTACAAAAGCTGCACCTGGAATTTCTCGCCTGCCGTACCGGCGGTGTACCTGACGTTCGACGATGGCCCGCATCCCAAAGCCACGCCTTTCGTGCTCGAACAGCTGAAAAAATACGATGCGAAGGCCACGTTTTTCTGTATCGGGAAGAATGTGGTGGAGCATCCTGCCATCTACCAGCAGATTTTGCTGGACGGGCATGCGGTCGGCAATCATACCCATAACCACCTAAATGGCTGGAAAACGGCTACAGACAAGTATCTCGCCAATATCAAGGAAGCGGCGCAATACATCCGTACCAAGCTGTTCCGTCCTCCGTACGGCCGGATTTCACCGTTCCAGATCAAGGAGTTGAAGAAGGAATACCAGATTATTATGTGGGACGTGCTCAGCGGGGATTTCGACACGGAGATCACGGGCGAGGCCTGTGTCCAGAATGTGGTGTTTAAGCTACAACCCGGTTCCATCGTGGTTTTTCATGATAGTGAGAAGGCCTGGGACCGGATGAGTTATGCGCTGCCGCGGGTGCTGGAACACTGTAAGCGCCAGGGCTGGGAGGTGAGGGCGATCGTGTAGGGGGAGATATTGTAAACGGCAACGCCGCATGCCCGGGAGGGTCATGCGGCGTTGCTATTATCGGGCCCGATTACGGGTTACAGGGTAATTTCCTTGGTTTTGTCGCCTACGGTGAGGGTGGCTTTTTTGTCGCACTCGCCGTTGCCGTAGTTCAGTTTGCCGCTGTGGCCGTTGAGGGTAACGGTTACTTCGCCAGACTGGATCCAGGGGCAGATGAGGCCGCGTTTCAGCGGGGTGGTGATGGCTACGGTAGCGGTTCCCAGGCTGTCTTTCAGCAGGGCGTTCCCAGTGATCTCGAACAGATCATCTTTCGTGTCTACCGTGTTGTTGTCTTTATATTCTACCGTGCGGGTGCCGCTGTAGGTGGCGGTGTAGCCGTTGGGATAGGTCACTTTGCCGTCGGTTACCGCGTAAGTGAAGGTTTTCTTCGCGGAGAGCCAGCTGGTGGTGGTAATAACAACTGTGCCTTCCACCTTGATGCCGTTCACGAAATAGTTTTCGAAGGTAACGGTGGCTTTGGCGTCTTGCAGCCAGAGGATGCTGGTGAGCTTGATTTTGAGTTTGCCTTTGCGGGTGATGCCGCGGCCGTCTGTACAACCGTTCTCGAAATCGATCGTGAGCGTTTTGGGATAGGTGAGCACATCGCCCGGTTCGGCGGTGAAAACGCCGTAGCAAACGTTCGGATTGGGATCGGTGTCTGCCTGTTCCGGCGCCTTACGGCCCCCGGGAGGCAATTCGCGGCGGTTATAGTCGATCGATGCGTTGAACACATCTTCATATATGGCGTTGACGTTGGCTTCGGAAACAGCGGCGGAGATGGTGTTGTTGTCTTTCTTGTCGTCTGCCCCGGATTTGGCGTCATCTTTCTTGCAGGCGAAGAAAATGGTGATGGCGCCGATGGCGAGCGCAGTAACAGACAGCACCTTGTTCGTGTTAAAATAGTGTTTCATCGTAGGAGGTTTTTTTATAGGTATTGGCATAGTGAGACTTACCTTTGACGGACGGTTTGCCTCAAATATTAAATTTTTCTCGAAATTAAAGATAAACAATTAACTGAAAAAAACAATATATAATGAACTGGATTGACACGCACGCCCATTTATATTCCGATAACTTCGACTCTGACCGGCCGGAGATGGTGCAGCGCGCCATCCGGCAGGGGGTTGGGACGATGTTGCTTCCCAATATCGACGAAGATTCCATCGGGGTGATGCTGGCGCTGGAAGCGGCTTTCCCGGAACATTGCCTTCCCATGATGGGGTTGCATCCCGTTTATGTGAAAGAAAACGTCGAAGAGCAGCTGGCTATTGTGCGGAAGTGGCTGGAAGCCCGGAAATTCTGGGGCGTAGGGGAAATCGGGCTGGATTTTTACTGGGATAAGTCGCTCCAGGAGCAGCAATACCACGCTTTCCGCAGCCAGATCCAAATGGCGCTGGAGTTCGACCTTCCTATCGCCATTCACAGCCGGGAGGCCACGCGGGCCTGTATCGACGTGGTGAAAGAGCTGCACGACGGGCGGCTTACCGGCGTGTTCCATTGTTTCTCGGGCACGCGCGAGGAGGCGGAGGAGATCATCGGCCTGGGGTTCTACCTCGGCATCGGCGGCGTGGTCACGTTTAAAAAGTCGGGCCTCGACGCCATTGTGGCACAAATCCCCCTCGAGCACATCGTCCTGGAAACCGATGCGCCCTACCTGGCGCCTGTCCCCTATCGCGGCAAAAGGAACGAAAGCAGTTACATTCCGCTGATCGCGCAGACGGTCGCAGATGTAAAAAATCTAAAAATTGAGGATGTGGCTTCGATTACCACTGCCAATGCACAACAATTATTCAAAATGCTCTAACTGATTCCGCGGTACATTTGCATGCAATTCCATAGCATTACATGACGAAGATTCTCATCATCTATACCGGGGGCACCGTGGGGATGATTTACGACGAAAAGACGACCGCGCTGCGGCCCATCGGTTTTAACGAGATCAGGAACAATCTTCCCGAGCTTTACCGGATGGGAATTGATTTTTACGTGTACGCATTCAATCCGCCGATGGACTCATCGGATATGCATCCCGAAGTATGGTCTGAGCTGGCCGGTATTATCGAAGACCGGTATGAGCGATACGATGGTTTCGTGATCCTGCACGGTTCCGATACCATGGCGTTTACCGCGTCGGCGTTGAGTTACATGCTGGAGAACCTTTCCAAGCCCGTGATCCTCACCGGCAGCCAGTTACCGATCGGCAAGATCAGGACAGACGCCAAGGAGAACATCATCACCGCCATGGAAATCGCCAGCACCAAGGCGAACGGGCATTGTATGGTGCCGGAAGTCTGCATTTATTTCGACTTCATGCTCTTCCGCGGCAACCGCGCCAAGAAGTACAACGCCGAAAAATTCGAAGCGTTTTATTCCATGAACTATCCCGCGCTCGCAGAAGCCGGTATCGATATCAAGTACAAGCAGAATTTCATGCTTCCCGCGCCCACGAAGGAGTTGAAGGTGCACAAAAGCATGGACAACAACATCGGCGTGCTGAAGATTTTCCCCGGCATCACCCGCCGCGCGGTGGAAGCGATCGTGAACACGCCCGGCATGCGGGGCCTGTTGCTGGAAACCTTCGGCAGCGGCAACGCCACCACGCAATCCTGGTTCACCGAATGCCTGCAGAAAGCGGCAGACAAGGGGATCATTATGGTTGACATTACGCAGTGCGACGGTGGTTCCGTGGAGCTCGGCAAATATGAAACGTCGACCCACCTGCAGAAGATCGGCGTAGTGAGCGGGCACGATATGACGTTTGAGGCGGCCACCACTAAACTGATGTTCCTGCTGGGGCAGAACCTGCCGCCCGCAGAGATAAAGCGGCTGCTGGAAGTGCCGCTGCGCGGGGAACTGACGCCTTCTGAGCCGGTGATTGAGTAGCGGCCGGTTTTTGCGGTATCCTTATATTTGCTAAAACCTTCACCATTTAACCATGCAACGCGATTTCAGCAATCTCAAAAGACCACTTCAGCCTATGCCCGAATATATTGCGGAAGCTTTACAGCGCGAGGGGCTGATGGAAAAATACGAAGCCCGGCCAGCTTATCAGCAAAACGATTACCTGTCCTGGATCACCCGCGCCGTTCGCGAAGAAACCCGCGAAAAGCGCCTCCGGCAGATGCTCGACGAGCTGAAGAAAGGCGGGGTTTATATGCGGATGGCCTACAATGGCCAATAAATCCGAAAAATAAATTGGAAAGTTTCAACAAAAGTCTATCTTTGCAACCCTGAATTGAATAATTCAACCGCCGGAGGAGTGCAGGAGTGGTTGAACTGGCACGCCTGGAAAGTGTGTATAGGTGAAAGCCTATCAAGGGTTCGAATCCCTTCTCCTCCGCAAGCTTTAAATGCTCATTGACTTCGGTCTTTGGGCATTTTTGGTTTTAGGGCGTTTCCTGCAACAATACTTCCATATGCCGGTTTCGATTCATCATCCCCCGAACCCGTCCAACATGTCCAGCGAAGGCACGAAAAACAACGTACCTGTTTGCGCCGTACTGAAATCCAGGATCCGGTCGTAATTGCCTGGAGGATTACCGATGAACATATTCGTCAGCATCTTTTCCACGGTTGAAAACGTACTGGCATAGCAAATGAAATAAGTCCCCATTTCATTGGAAGAAACGTTGCCGAATGGCATATTGTCGCGCACGACCTTGAAATCGTCGCCGACATTGGCCAGCGCGATGTGCGAATTTTTCGGTTTCACGTCGTCGTCCATTTCGATGTCATTTTCCTTCGACCGGCCGATCACTTTTTCCTGCTCTTCGACGGGCAGCGATTTCCAGGCGGCGAGATCATGCAGGTATTTTTGTACGAAAAGATAGCTCCCGCCTTTGTAGGCCGAATCCTCCTCTCCTACCACCGCAAAAAATTCACGGTCCGCTCCATGCGGATTCTCCGTTCCGTCCACAAATCCCAGGATAGACCGGCTGTCCCAATACCGGAAGCCCTGCACTTCCACGGCGCAATCAGCGATTTCTTTCATGTGCGCGGAAATGACCGAAGTCATGTCGTAGGCAAGGCTTTTCTCATCCGCCCGAATATGAAAATGCAGGTCGCCCTTTGTGGAAATAGCCGCATGCTTGCTACCGGCAATGGTTTCAAAGTTTTTCAGTTCGCGCGGCAGTGGTTGGGGAAGGCCCAGTTTCAGCCAGGCGTCGTACCCGATCCCCAGCACGCAGCTCGCTTTTGCATCGGGGAAACGGTCGAGGGCGGAATTATTGAGATTGATCACCAGGGCACAGATCCTTCGGAAAACGGCGGTTACTTTTTCCGCCGGAACGTTTTCCCTGAAGTTCCAAACCAGGAACCAGGTATTATTGTTGGGATAGTCGGTAACATTTTGCGTGTGTACGGTCATGGGCAAGTCCGGATTATGCGAAAATGAATGTACGAAAGTATGGGGATTTAAATGGAACATCCTGCCGGGAAACGGCCACTACCAGGCATAAAAAAAGGCCTGTTCGCAACAGGCCCTTTTATGTGGAAAATCCAGATATTGTATTATGCCGCCGACTGATCGTCCACCTCGCCATCGGGCGCATTTTTCTTCACCGAATCGATCCCGCCGTCGCGGCTCGCTTCCGAGGAATATTGCTGGCTGGTGCCGATGATCTGGCCGTTGGCAGCTTTGAGGTTGAAGTAGAATTTCCCGCCGGCGTTCGTTTTCCGCTCGAAACGCTCGTCTTGCCGGGCATTGTTGCGAACGGAATCGATACCGTTCTGACAGGCTGCTTTGGAAGAATATCCTTCGCTGGTGAGGATAACTTCGCCGTTTCCGGCTTTCAGATTGAACTGAAATTCTCCGTTCGATCTTTTGGTGATGACAAATTTACTCATAGGATGTTGTTTTAGTTGATTCGAAAGTTAATAAAAATAAACAATCATTGCTACTGACATAAGGTTGTCTCACCCCATTATTTATTTGCATCAAAATTAGTTCCCATGGAAAAAATGGACCTTGCAAAAAAGTTCAAAACCTATTACAACGCCGTTTCCAAACCGGAAATCGTGGACTTCGGCCCGGCGCAATACCTTTCCCTGACGGGCTCCGGCGACCCTTCCGGCGAAGCGTTCGCCGCCAACATCGCCACCCTCTATCCAGTGGCCTATGCCATTAAATTCCGCTGTAAAACGCGTGAAAACGACTTTACCGTAGCCAAACTCGAGGGACAGTGGTGGTTCGACATGGACGCCCATCCCGGCCTTACGATGGCGGATGCGCCGGCCAGGGTGCCGCGGAGCGAATGGTCGTACCGGTTGCTCATCCGGCTTCCCGATTTCGTAACGGAAGAAGATGTTGCCGCCGGTATTGCCGCGGCGTCGAAAAAAGGGGTAGAAAAAGCGAAAGACGTACGGTTGTTTCGCATGCATGAAGGGAAATCGCTGCAGATGCTGCATAAAGGGCCGTTTAGCCGTGAAGGTGAGTCGCTGCAGGTGATGCATGAGTACATGGTGGCTCAAAACCTTTCCCACAACGGGCTACATCACGAAATCTACCTTTCTGACTTCCGGAAAACCGCCCCGGAGAAATTGAAAACGATTTTGCGGGAGCCGGTCAAATAATTCGATCATCCGCTCCTTCCCGCTGCAGGAGCCAATTTCCCAGTTCCAGTACATTTTGTGGCCTTGCGCCGGGGTCGATCATCCTGGCTGCTGCGGTACAGATTTCGGCGGGCGACATCCCCTGTTCGCGCATGAACCGGATGGAAGTGTCTCCTGCGGATTTGGAGAGTTTGTGGCCCGAAGGGCCTTCCAGCAGGGGGTGATGCCAGAAAACGGTCTGCGGGAACGGATTGGGCGGCAACAGCGACGCGAGATAGAGTTGGCCGAGGGTCGAAGGCAAAAGGTCTTCGCCCCTCACCACCAGGTTTACCCCGAATTGGAGATCGTCGGCCACGGAAGCCAGCTGGTACGCGGGCTCTCCGTTTTTCTTGCGCACCACGAAGTCGTACATGGAAGGCGGTAGCCGCATGGGTGGGCGCTTCTTCCCGATGGATCGCATGGGAATGATCGCATCCGGGCTGGTGATGAGCCGCCAGGCTACGCCTGGTTGATCGAGCGGGATGTTTTTATGGCGGCAGGTGCCTGGGTAGTTGCCGTCTACCAGTTGCGTGCGTGAGCAATCGCAGGCGAAGAGGTGGCCTCCTGCGCGGAGGGCGTCCAGGAATTCGGCGTAGCGCGCCATCCGCAGGGATTGGGACCAGTTGCCGGTGAAGTCTTCCGGATCGCGGGGGCCCTGGTGCCAGGGGATGTGCATGTGGTGGAGGGTATCGAAAATGTCCTGGAGGTACGCGGGGCGGA
Proteins encoded in this region:
- a CDS encoding enoyl-CoA hydratase/isomerase family protein, whose protein sequence is MYKTLSTQINDGILEITINRPDKLNALNREVMHDLALAVDEVYKNKDVYAAIITGSGPKAFIAGADISEFLELSPEQGMELAKKGHTIFQRIEDCQKPIVAAVNGFALGGGCELAMACHFRLASANAKFGQPEVNLGIIPGYGGTQRLTRLIGKGKALELMLTGDMISADEALKWGLVNHVTSPEELLPKTREQLAKIREKAPLAVARVIKCVNTYFKYDENGFETEITEFGACFATKDLTEGASAFIQKRKPNFKGE
- a CDS encoding cobalamin B12-binding domain-containing protein produces the protein MVNPNQRPIRVLVAKVGLDGHDRGAKVIASALRDAGMEVIYTGLRQTPEMVVNAALQEDVDAIGVSILSGAHMTVFPKIIALMKEKGMDDVLLTGGGIIPDTDMQELYALGVGKLFPPGTHTREIADYIDSWTREHREF
- a CDS encoding glutamine--tRNA ligase/YqeY domain fusion protein; protein product: MSEERSLNFLEQIVEEDIAKGINSGRVLTRFPPEPNGYLHIGHAKSICLNFGLAQKYGGQTNLRFDDTNPVTEDTEYVDSIKEDIQWLGFQWAKELYASDYFEQLYQYAVELIKKGFAYVDDSSAAEIAALKGTPTEPGKDSPYRNRSVEENLQLFADMRAGKYPDAAKTLRAKIDMASPNMHMRDPIMYRIKHAHHHRTGDAWSIYPMYDFAHGQSDSIENITHSICTLEFIPHRPLYDWFIQQLDIFPSHQYEFARLNLSYTVMSKRKLLQLVNEGIVRGWDDPRMPTIAAFRRRGYTPSSIRTFAERVGIQKRDNIIELGLLEFCIREELNKTAPRVMAVLDPIKLVITSYPEGQTEELQAENNPEDAAAGHRNVTFSNTLWIEREDFMENPPKKFFRLGVGLKVRLKYAYIVECTGFDKDENGNVTTVYATHIPESKSGAEGSAMSVKGTIHWLSAAHAKTAEVRLYDRLFTVENPAGAEGDFKDLINPNSLEIIEKAYIEPFLADAKPGERFQFLRKGYFVADVESTPGKPVFNRTVTLKDTWAKEAKKA
- the gltX gene encoding glutamate--tRNA ligase, whose product is MSHNKVRVRFAPSPTGGLHLGGVRTVLFNYLFARHHNGEFILRIEDTDQTRFVPGAEEYIVECLRWCGLEPDESPLKGGPYGPYRQSERKPLYRQYAEQLVASGNAYYAFDTPEELEAMKEVERARGNHSPQYGHAIRGHMRNSLNMEAAEVKALLDKGTPHVIRIKMPTNEEVTFTDMIRGDVTFQTNIVDDKVLLKADGMPTYHLAVVVDDYLMKITHAFRGEEWLPSAPVHILLWQYLGWGNEMPQWAHLPLILKPDGNGKLSKRDGDRLGFPVYAMNWTDPKTGDLTRGFRENGFLPEAFINMLAMLGWNDGSGQEIFTIEELIGKFSISRVHKGGAKFDYDKAKWFNHEWIMRTPNDRLAALLFPVLEAKGVSADADYAEKIAGMVKERCHFVNEIWDHGFFFFIRPEKYDLDAVKPKWNADKQAFFGEWTAALLSQEDFSAAALEEGFKALAAAKGIKPGELQLPFRIMLCGGKFGPPVFDIAATIGKNETIDRIMIALEMLK
- a CDS encoding polysaccharide deacetylase family protein, with the protein product MFYFTKTPGFLKSLYKSCTWNFSPAVPAVYLTFDDGPHPKATPFVLEQLKKYDAKATFFCIGKNVVEHPAIYQQILLDGHAVGNHTHNHLNGWKTATDKYLANIKEAAQYIRTKLFRPPYGRISPFQIKELKKEYQIIMWDVLSGDFDTEITGEACVQNVVFKLQPGSIVVFHDSEKAWDRMSYALPRVLEHCKRQGWEVRAIV
- a CDS encoding TatD family hydrolase: MNWIDTHAHLYSDNFDSDRPEMVQRAIRQGVGTMLLPNIDEDSIGVMLALEAAFPEHCLPMMGLHPVYVKENVEEQLAIVRKWLEARKFWGVGEIGLDFYWDKSLQEQQYHAFRSQIQMALEFDLPIAIHSREATRACIDVVKELHDGRLTGVFHCFSGTREEAEEIIGLGFYLGIGGVVTFKKSGLDAIVAQIPLEHIVLETDAPYLAPVPYRGKRNESSYIPLIAQTVADVKNLKIEDVASITTANAQQLFKML
- a CDS encoding type I asparaginase, whose amino-acid sequence is MTKILIIYTGGTVGMIYDEKTTALRPIGFNEIRNNLPELYRMGIDFYVYAFNPPMDSSDMHPEVWSELAGIIEDRYERYDGFVILHGSDTMAFTASALSYMLENLSKPVILTGSQLPIGKIRTDAKENIITAMEIASTKANGHCMVPEVCIYFDFMLFRGNRAKKYNAEKFEAFYSMNYPALAEAGIDIKYKQNFMLPAPTKELKVHKSMDNNIGVLKIFPGITRRAVEAIVNTPGMRGLLLETFGSGNATTQSWFTECLQKAADKGIIMVDITQCDGGSVELGKYETSTHLQKIGVVSGHDMTFEAATTKLMFLLGQNLPPAEIKRLLEVPLRGELTPSEPVIE
- a CDS encoding YdeI/OmpD-associated family protein; the protein is MQRDFSNLKRPLQPMPEYIAEALQREGLMEKYEARPAYQQNDYLSWITRAVREETREKRLRQMLDELKKGGVYMRMAYNGQ
- a CDS encoding Dyp-type peroxidase; amino-acid sequence: MTVHTQNVTDYPNNNTWFLVWNFRENVPAEKVTAVFRRICALVINLNNSALDRFPDAKASCVLGIGYDAWLKLGLPQPLPRELKNFETIAGSKHAAISTKGDLHFHIRADEKSLAYDMTSVISAHMKEIADCAVEVQGFRYWDSRSILGFVDGTENPHGADREFFAVVGEEDSAYKGGSYLFVQKYLHDLAAWKSLPVEEQEKVIGRSKENDIEMDDDVKPKNSHIALANVGDDFKVVRDNMPFGNVSSNEMGTYFICYASTFSTVEKMLTNMFIGNPPGNYDRILDFSTAQTGTLFFVPSLDMLDGFGG
- a CDS encoding YegP family protein — its product is MSKFVITKRSNGEFQFNLKAGNGEVILTSEGYSSKAACQNGIDSVRNNARQDERFERKTNAGGKFYFNLKAANGQIIGTSQQYSSEASRDGGIDSVKKNAPDGEVDDQSAA